In Gymnogyps californianus isolate 813 chromosome 1, ASM1813914v2, whole genome shotgun sequence, the following are encoded in one genomic region:
- the CD80 gene encoding T-lymphocyte activation antigen CD80, translating into MACLPAAPPALRRWLGLGLFVLLCLSLGYALEKKVVKSKVGEKVGLPCCHEIPSSQSLHNYRVYWQKNTTEVVLAYAEGKMISKHDRYENRTEMNTKNLTLWISPVEILDNGPYQCVVQHLTYLQNSVVVCDEPVTLFVTADFSKPNITAEVSADSCESTEMVVKCSSYGGFPKPKISGALNNASMVWNASWVSESSLSPYNVTGQLRLNVTKDVSITCSVEYNGFTKSTSLLLKKTNYCVVPTVPPSHNVITASSIIIIIFLLAITLAARYLPRHVCSHCCKPQDSVEEGVKECMKPPVSSKVTSETSSV; encoded by the exons ATGGCGTGCCTGCCTGCCGCCCCGCCGGCGTTGAGGAGGTGGCTGGGGCTCGGGCTCTTCGTGCTGCTCTGCCTTAGTTTAG GCTATGCACTGGAGAAGAAAGTAGTCAAAAGcaaagtgggggaaaaagtcGGCCTGCCTTGTTGTCATGAAATTCCCAGCTCGCAAAGCCTACATAATTACCGGGTCTACTGGCAGAAGAACACTACGGAGGTAGTACTTGCCTATGCGGAAGGGAAGATGATCTCCAAGCACGACCGGTACGAGAACCGGACAGAGATGAACACCAAGAACCTCACCCTGTGGATCTCCCCCGTGGAAATCCTGGACAATGGCCCTTACCAGTGTGTAGTTCAGCACCTCACATATTTGCAGAACTCAGTTGTTGTGTGTGATGAGCCTGTCACCCTCTTTGTTACAG CTGACTTCAGTAAGCCGAACATAACAGCAGAAGTATCCGCTGATTCTTGTGAATCAACTGAGATGGTGGTAAAATGTTCTTCCTATGGAGGTTTCCCCAAACCCAAAATCTCTGGAGCCCTCAACAACGCGTCCATGGTGTGGAATGCCAGCTGGGTGTCCGAGTCCAGCCTCAGCCCATACAACGTCACTGGCCAACTGCGGCTCAACGTAACCAAAGATGTCAGCATCACTTGCTCCGTTGAATACAATGGCTTTACCAAGTCCACCAGTTTGCTTCTGA aaaaaacaaattactgtGTTGTCCCTACTGTGCCTCCATCTCATAATGTCATTACTGCTTCAAGTATCATCATTATCATCTTCCTTTTGGCTATCACCCTAGCAGCAAGATACCTCCCAAGGCATG tctgttctCACTGCTGTAAGCCTCAGGATTCAGTGGAAGAGGGTGTGAAAGAATGTATGAAGCCACCCGTGAGCTCTAAAGTGACATCTGAAACATCATCTGTATGA